A region from the Eptesicus fuscus isolate TK198812 chromosome 1, DD_ASM_mEF_20220401, whole genome shotgun sequence genome encodes:
- the SOX3 gene encoding transcription factor SOX-3: MRPAPGEASGESGLRVPVDLARSASASLSFPPDPLAHRPPSAPPTEPPGLFTVAAPAPGAPSPPATLAHLLPAPAMYSLLETELKNPVGPSTPGTGAGGPTAPGGAGKSSSNAASNANAGGGSGGGASGGGGGSDQDRVKRPMNAFMVWSRGQRRKMALENPKMHNSEISKRLGADWKLLTDAEKRPFIDEAKRLRAVHMKEYPDYKYRPRRKTKTLLKKDKYSLPGGLLPPGAAAAAAAAAAAAAASNPVGVGQRLDTYTHVNGWANGAYSLVQEQLGYAQPATMSSPPPPALPQMHRYDMAGLQYSPMMPPGAQSYMNAAAAAAAASGYGGMAPSAAAAAAAAYGQQPATAAAAAAAAAAAMSLGPMGTVVKTEPSSPPPAITSHSQRACLGDLRDMISMYLPPGGDAADAASPLPGGRLHTVHQHYQGAGTAVNGTVPLTHI; the protein is encoded by the coding sequence ATGCGACCGGCTCCAGGCGAAGCATCAGGTGAGAGTGGCCTGCGGGTGCCTGTAGACCTGGCGCGGAGCGCTTCAGCAAGCCTATCCTTCCCTCCGGACCCGCTGGCCCACCGGCCCCCAAGTGCCCCTCCGACGGAGCCCCCAGGCCTTTTTACCGTGGCCGCTCCAGCCCCCGGAGCGCCTTCTCCTCCCGCCACTCTGGCGCACCTTCTTCCCGCTCCGGCCATGTACAGCCTGCTGGAGACTGAACTCAAGAACCCCGTGGGGCCATCCACTCCAGGGACAGGAGCTGGTGGCCCCACAGCCCCAGGCGGTGCAGGCAAAAGCAGCTCGAACGCAGCCAGCAATGCGAATGCAggcgggggcagcgggggcggcgcgagcggtggtggcgggggcAGTGATCAGGACCGCGTGAAGAGGCCCATGAACGCCTTCATGGTGTGGTCCCGTGGGCAGCGGCGCAAGATGGCCTTGGAGAACCCCAAGATGCACAACTCTGAGATCAGCAAGCGCTTGGGCGCCGACTGGAAACTGCTGACCGACGCCGAGAAGCGGCCGTTCATCGACGAGGCCAAGCGACTGCGCGCTGTGCACATGAAAGAGTACCCGGACTATAAGTACCGGCCGCGTCGCAAGACCAAGACTTTGCTCAAGAAGGACAAGTACTCCTTGCCCGGTGGCCTCCTGCCCCCCggcgccgccgcggccgccgccgccgcggccgccgcggccgccgccagcAACCCGGTGGGCGTGGGCCAGCGCCTGGACACTTACACACACGTGAACGGATGGGCCAACGGCGCGTACTCGCTGgtgcaggagcagctgggctACGCGCAGCCGGCCACCATGAGcagcccgccgccgcccgcgttGCCTCAGATGCACCGCTACGATATGGCAGGCCTGCAATACAGCCCCATGATGCCACCGGGGGCCCAGAGCTACATGAACgcggccgctgccgccgcggccgccTCGGGCTACGGGGGCATGGCGCCCTcagccgccgctgccgccgcagCAGCCTACGGGCAGCAGCCCgccaccgctgccgccgccgccgccgccgccgccgccgccatgaGCCTGGGTCCCATGGGCACGGTGGTGAAGACGGAGCCCAGCTCACCTCCACCCGCCATCACCTCGCACTCGCAGCGCGCGTGCCTCGGAGACCTGCGCGACATGATAAGCATGTACCTGCCACCCGGCGGAGACGCGGCTGACGCTGCCTCGCCGCTGCCAGGCGGCCGCCTGCACACTGTACACCAGCACTACCAGGGCGCGGGGACTGCCGTCAACGGAACCGTGCCGCTGACCCACATCTGA